A stretch of the Aegilops tauschii subsp. strangulata cultivar AL8/78 chromosome 4, Aet v6.0, whole genome shotgun sequence genome encodes the following:
- the LOC109764542 gene encoding uncharacterized protein, with amino-acid sequence MGALWLLPSTPPSCSGRGLACSPRPPRPAGAFPLPPSASPWPRPQLAAGGGRRRLAGVARGSGEKGGKNGGAEFFREDGVVDDMDGYLNYLSLEYDSVWDTKPAWCQPWTILLTGTVAVACSWVLIHSAVITGGVSFVICAWWYIFLYSYPKAYTDMISERRKKVASGAEDTYGMEKM; translated from the exons ATGGGCGCGCTTTGGCTGCTCCCGTCCACGCCGCCGTCCTGCTCGGGCCGCGGCCTGGCCTGCTCGCCGCGCCCGCCCAGACCCGCGGGCGCGTTTCCCCTGCCCCCCTCCGCTTCTCCCTGGCCGCGGCCCCAGCTCGCCGCGggcgggggtcggcggcggctcgCCGGCGTGGCGCGTGGCAGCGGGGAGAAGGGGGGCAAGAACGGCGGGGCGGAGTTCTTCCGGGAGGACGGCGTGGTGGACGACATGGACGGGTACCTCAACTACCTGTCCCTCGAGTATGACTCCGTCTGGGACACCAAGCCTGCTTG GTGTCAGCCTTGGACAATATTACTAACAGGAACCGTTGCAGTTGCGTGTAGTTGGGTGCTCATCCACTCTGCTGTGATTACCGGAGGAGTTTCTTTTGTAATATGTGCATGGTGGTACATATTTCTTTACTCCTATCCTAAG GCATACACCGATATGATATCTGAGAGGAGGAAAAAGGTGGCCAGCGGTGCTGAAGATACCTACGGGATGGAGAAAATGTAG
- the LOC109764543 gene encoding suppressor of disruption of TFIIS, with translation MAFQSPVSSPFDCLLIDLDDTLYPGNTGIGPALRRNIDEFLVARFGLAADKAAALRADLFRSHGSTLAGLIALGHDVHPDEYHSYVHGRLPYDVIAADPQLAAALQSMPQRKILFTNSDRAHMKRALERLGVDEACFDGVVCFETMNPHLFGEEAEEDEGEAADDVDRPAVVLKPSVHAFVTALRVAGTNPRRTLFLDDSERNIAAGKALGLRTALVGKRARSKEADYALETVGGLRRAIPEIWGGAAADGELQPDHNVEKNKSMRAELDAVIQPTPIQA, from the exons ATGGCCTTCCAGTCCCCCGTCAGCTCCCCCTTCGACTGCCTCCTCATAG ACCTCGACGACACGCTGTACCCGGGCAACACCGGCATTGGGCCCGCCCTGAGGCGCAACATCGACGAGTTCCTCGTCGCCAGGTTCGGCCTCGCCGCCGACAAGGCCGCCGCGCTCCGCGCCGACCTCTTCCGCTCCCACGGCAGCACCCTGGCCGGCCTCATC GCGCTCGGCCACGACGTGCACCCGGACGAGTACCACAG CTACGTGCACGGGAGGCTGCCCTACGACGTGATCGCCGCCGACCCGCAGCTCGCCGCCGCGCTCCAGAGCATGCCCCAGCGCAAGATC CTGTTCACCAACTCGGACCGCGCGCACATGAAGCGGGCGCTGGAGCGGCTGGGCGTGGACGAGGCCTGCTTCGACGGCGTCGTGTGCTTCGAGACCATGAACCCGCACCTCTTcggggaggaggcggaggaggacgagggcgaggccgCCGACGACGTCGACCGCCCCGCCGTCGTCCTGAAGCCGTCCGTCCACGCCTTCGTCACCGCCCTGCGCGTCGCCGGCACAAACCCACGTCGAACG CTCTTCCTCGACGACAGCGAGAGGAACATCGCCGCGGGGAAAGCACTCGGCCTCCGCACAGCCCTG GTTGGCAAGAGGGCGAGGAGCAAGGAGGCGGACTACGCGCTGGAGACCGTCGGCGGCCTCCGGCGAGCCATCCCGGAGATctggggcggcgcggcggccgaCGGCGAGCTGCAGCCCGACCACAACGTGGAGAAGAACAAGAGCATGAGGGCCGAGCTGGACGCCGTCATCCAGCCCACCCCCATCCAGGCTTGA